A genome region from Leifsonia sp. Root112D2 includes the following:
- a CDS encoding winged helix-turn-helix transcriptional regulator produces the protein MAARDYGQYCGVTRAVELIGERWALLIVRDLLVGPRRYGELAAGLPRIPSNILATRLKELQAVGILRRVPHSRVIVYELTPYGRELEPVVLALGAWGFKAMGDPREEQIITPDSMTMALRTAFRAQVAAKLPTTAYAARFGAAELLIRVDGSALEVTRGDGPVDLAFAAGPGIRRLISGELAADRAIATGVVEVLRGHGELLDRFASTFHLAA, from the coding sequence TTGGCCGCACGCGACTACGGGCAGTACTGCGGCGTCACGCGGGCTGTCGAACTCATCGGTGAACGCTGGGCCCTGCTCATCGTGCGCGACCTGCTCGTCGGGCCGCGCCGCTACGGAGAGCTCGCCGCGGGGCTCCCGCGAATTCCGAGCAACATTCTGGCAACGCGACTCAAGGAGTTGCAGGCGGTCGGCATCCTGCGCCGCGTGCCGCACTCGCGCGTCATCGTCTACGAGTTGACGCCTTATGGCCGTGAGCTCGAGCCCGTCGTGCTCGCGCTCGGCGCCTGGGGCTTCAAAGCCATGGGCGATCCGCGTGAGGAGCAGATCATCACTCCGGACTCGATGACCATGGCGCTGCGCACCGCCTTCCGGGCGCAGGTGGCGGCGAAGCTGCCGACCACCGCGTACGCGGCGCGCTTCGGTGCCGCCGAGCTGCTCATCCGGGTGGATGGCTCCGCACTCGAGGTAACGCGAGGAGATGGGCCGGTCGATCTCGCCTTCGCCGCGGGCCCGGGCATCCGCCGGCTCATCTCTGGCGAGCTAGCCGCGGATCGCGCGATCGCGACCGGCGTGGTCGAGGTGTTGCGCGGGCACGGCGAGCTCCTCGACCGCTTCGCGAGCACGTTCCATCTGGCCGCCTGA
- a CDS encoding VOC family protein, producing the protein MTAMFVNLPVTDLGRAKRFYTALGFTINPLFTDHNAACVVVEEDHSYFMILVRDYFQTFTELPIGDPAVNPSVSTAIFLDTREAVDKAIADGIAAGGAEPRPASDYGFMYQRQLNDPDGNILEFGWMDPTAAEQGPEAFANQQA; encoded by the coding sequence ATGACCGCGATGTTCGTCAACCTGCCGGTGACCGATCTGGGGCGCGCGAAAAGGTTCTACACCGCCCTCGGATTCACCATCAATCCGCTCTTCACCGATCACAACGCGGCCTGCGTCGTCGTCGAAGAAGACCACAGCTACTTCATGATTCTGGTGCGCGACTACTTCCAGACCTTCACCGAGCTTCCGATCGGCGACCCGGCAGTGAACCCGTCGGTGTCGACCGCGATCTTCCTCGACACTCGTGAAGCCGTCGACAAGGCGATCGCCGACGGCATCGCAGCGGGCGGCGCGGAGCCGCGCCCCGCCTCGGACTACGGCTTCATGTACCAGCGCCAGCTCAACGATCCCGACGGCAACATCCTCGAATTCGGCTGGATGGATCCGACCGCCGCCGAGCAGGGTCCCGAGGCTTTCGCGAATCAGCAGGCCTGA
- a CDS encoding VOC family protein, translated as MVVATAASVLLARATVSPLASAPIPSGAPFACPRVEWRRVHVRHKQRNRRVTISATFNHTIIASKDRNESAEFYRNLIEASEAPSWGLFTNILLDDGVMLQFAEPPVEIQMQHYAFLVDDKLFDRAYSRLVDGDVTHWADPQMTRPGETNTEHGGRGVYFKDPSGHAIELITRPYL; from the coding sequence GTGGTCGTCGCGACCGCCGCATCCGTTCTCCTCGCTCGAGCAACCGTCTCGCCGCTCGCGAGCGCCCCCATTCCTTCTGGCGCGCCGTTCGCATGCCCACGCGTCGAGTGGCGTCGAGTACACGTCAGGCACAAGCAGAGAAACAGGAGAGTCACCATTTCAGCAACGTTCAACCACACCATCATCGCCTCGAAGGATCGCAACGAGTCTGCCGAGTTCTATCGGAATCTCATTGAGGCCTCGGAAGCTCCTTCCTGGGGCCTGTTCACCAACATCCTCCTCGACGATGGAGTGATGCTGCAGTTCGCGGAGCCGCCCGTCGAGATCCAGATGCAGCATTACGCATTCCTGGTCGACGACAAGCTCTTCGACCGTGCATACTCGCGTCTGGTCGACGGGGATGTGACCCACTGGGCGGATCCGCAGATGACCCGTCCGGGGGAGACAAACACCGAACACGGAGGACGAGGGGTGTATTTCAAGGACCCTTCCGGCCACGCGATCGAACTCATCACCCGGCCCTACCTGTAG
- a CDS encoding ArsR/SmtB family transcription factor encodes MVVQELTDEDVNRIFRALADATRRDIVRRTLLAEASVSQLADAYDMSFAAVQKHVAVLEEARLVAKEPRGRERMVRGDPERIRQAQRLLDQFEQIWRSRIDRLDALLAEGETPSTQKG; translated from the coding sequence ATGGTTGTACAAGAACTCACAGACGAAGACGTGAACCGCATCTTCCGGGCGCTCGCCGACGCAACGCGACGTGACATCGTACGCCGCACCCTGCTCGCCGAGGCCTCAGTCTCGCAACTGGCGGATGCGTATGACATGTCATTCGCGGCAGTGCAGAAGCACGTCGCGGTATTGGAGGAGGCGAGGCTCGTGGCCAAGGAACCTCGCGGTCGCGAACGGATGGTGCGAGGAGACCCCGAGCGCATCCGTCAAGCCCAGCGCCTTCTCGACCAATTCGAACAGATCTGGCGATCGAGGATCGACCGCCTCGACGCCCTCCTCGCCGAGGGCGAGACCCCATCCACCCAGAAAGGCTGA
- a CDS encoding SRPBCC family protein, translated as MPVISVEKDLDLLTITIVAEFAAPLRRLWDAYTDPRQIERFWGPPTYPATFLRHDAITGGRSVYKMTGREGDEHYGCWEWTSVQAPDAFEVVDSFADATGKPNTTLPTMRTAFAFEPIDAGSRLVTTSRFDSLEQLEQLLEMGMLEGTREAMSQIDTVLADLAAFAADRAVEAQVLSETQVRVARVIRGSLEQVWRAHNDADLLKKWLLGPDGWTMPVCEIAAKAGDSYRYEWENEVGGDRFGFTGELLESEEPSRSVTTEAMIGMDFPATLNELTLTPVEGGTLLSLVITYANAEQRDAVLATGMTGGMETSYARLEGILESAVA; from the coding sequence ATGCCCGTCATCTCCGTCGAGAAAGATCTCGACCTGCTCACCATCACGATCGTCGCCGAGTTCGCCGCCCCTCTCCGTCGACTGTGGGACGCCTACACCGATCCCCGGCAGATCGAGCGCTTCTGGGGTCCGCCTACATACCCCGCGACCTTCCTCCGTCACGATGCCATCACCGGTGGCCGCAGCGTTTACAAGATGACCGGACGTGAGGGCGACGAGCACTACGGATGCTGGGAGTGGACATCCGTGCAGGCGCCCGACGCATTCGAGGTGGTCGATTCCTTCGCGGATGCGACGGGCAAGCCGAACACGACCCTTCCGACCATGCGCACGGCCTTCGCCTTCGAGCCGATCGACGCCGGATCCCGTCTCGTCACCACGTCGCGCTTCGACTCTCTTGAGCAGCTCGAGCAACTGCTCGAGATGGGGATGCTCGAGGGCACCCGCGAGGCGATGTCCCAGATCGACACCGTGCTCGCCGACCTCGCGGCCTTCGCCGCCGACCGTGCGGTGGAGGCGCAGGTCCTCAGCGAAACGCAGGTGCGTGTGGCACGCGTCATCCGCGGCTCCCTGGAGCAGGTGTGGCGCGCACACAACGATGCCGACCTGCTGAAGAAGTGGCTGCTCGGGCCCGACGGTTGGACAATGCCGGTGTGCGAGATCGCGGCGAAGGCCGGCGACAGCTACCGCTACGAGTGGGAGAACGAAGTCGGCGGAGATCGCTTCGGATTCACCGGCGAGCTGCTGGAGTCGGAGGAGCCCTCTCGCTCCGTCACAACCGAAGCGATGATCGGAATGGACTTTCCGGCGACGCTGAACGAACTCACCCTGACGCCGGTTGAGGGCGGCACGCTCCTCTCCCTCGTCATCACCTACGCGAACGCCGAGCAGCGCGACGCCGTGCTCGCCACGGGTATGACCGGCGGCATGGAGACAAGCTACGCGCGGCTCGAGGGAATTCTGGAGTCGGCAGTCGCGTAA
- a CDS encoding GNAT family N-acetyltransferase, with amino-acid sequence MEDADRGVEIRHAEDVDLDALTQLGIGIQQLHADGRPDLFNEPVADDIREFFRSQLAEGSHVLVAETGASGPIGYLIAEHRTRDANPFMQASSVLYIHHISVEPSSQATGIGQRLMDAVVSLARTLNVSTLRLDSWHFNTDAHGFFESQGFTPVNIVFERQLI; translated from the coding sequence ATGGAAGATGCCGATCGAGGAGTTGAGATTCGTCATGCGGAAGACGTTGACCTCGACGCGTTAACACAACTCGGTATCGGCATCCAACAACTGCACGCGGACGGACGCCCAGACTTGTTCAACGAGCCTGTTGCCGATGACATCAGAGAGTTCTTCCGATCCCAGCTCGCCGAGGGCAGTCATGTTCTCGTCGCCGAGACAGGAGCGTCAGGGCCGATCGGCTATCTGATTGCAGAACACAGAACCCGCGATGCCAACCCATTCATGCAAGCCTCGTCCGTGCTCTACATCCATCACATCTCTGTCGAACCGAGCTCCCAAGCTACCGGTATCGGACAACGACTCATGGACGCAGTGGTGAGCCTGGCCCGCACGTTGAACGTGTCGACGCTGCGACTTGACTCATGGCACTTTAATACTGACGCGCACGGCTTCTTCGAATCACAAGGATTCACGCCGGTCAACATCGTCTTCGAGCGGCAACTGATCTAG
- the hutH gene encoding histidine ammonia-lyase, translated as MTTSTPAAIEQPATASDTANTATPASVTVGTGAVSFDDVVAVARRGARIELDPAALDGVRATRAIIDSLTDDTEPHYGISTGFGALATTYIASDRRAQLQASLVRSHAAGSGPEVEREVVRALMLLRLSTLMTGRTGVRAETAETYAAVLNAGITPIVREYGSLGCSGDLAPLAHCALAVMGEGTVRDTNGDERDASDALAAAGIRPVQLAEKEGLALINGTDGMLGMLLLALDDLRRLMKTADVAAAMSVEALLGTDAVFAADLQALRPQTGQGLSAANLRALLAGSPIVASHAGPEDPSVQDAYSLRCAPQVHGAARDTASHAADVAARELESAVDNPVVTLDGRVESNGNFHGAPIGYVLDFLAIAAADVASMSERRTDRHLDVSRSKGLPPFLAHEAGVDSGLMIAQYTAAGIVSELKRLAVPASVDSIPSSAMQEDHVSMGWAAARKLRRSLDGLGRVLAIEIMTSSRALDLRAPLEPGAATGAVRALVRSVASGPGHDRFLSPEIEGVVGLVQSGAVLAAAEGVTGALE; from the coding sequence ATGACCACGAGCACCCCAGCCGCAATCGAGCAGCCCGCCACCGCCAGCGACACCGCCAACACCGCCACCCCCGCCAGCGTCACGGTCGGCACGGGCGCCGTCTCGTTCGACGACGTCGTCGCCGTCGCCCGCCGCGGCGCGCGCATCGAGCTCGACCCCGCTGCCCTCGACGGGGTGCGGGCCACCCGTGCGATTATCGACTCCCTCACCGACGACACCGAGCCGCACTACGGCATCTCCACCGGATTCGGCGCCCTCGCGACCACCTACATCGCCTCCGACCGCCGCGCGCAGTTGCAGGCCAGCCTGGTGCGCTCGCACGCCGCCGGCAGCGGGCCGGAGGTCGAGCGCGAGGTCGTGCGCGCTCTCATGCTGCTTCGCCTCTCAACCCTCATGACCGGGCGCACTGGTGTGCGCGCCGAGACCGCTGAAACGTACGCCGCGGTGCTCAACGCGGGCATCACGCCGATCGTGCGCGAGTACGGCTCGCTCGGCTGCTCTGGCGACCTCGCACCACTGGCCCACTGCGCACTCGCCGTGATGGGCGAGGGCACGGTGCGCGACACGAACGGTGACGAGCGCGACGCGAGTGACGCACTCGCCGCCGCAGGCATCCGGCCCGTGCAGCTCGCCGAGAAGGAGGGGCTCGCCCTCATCAACGGCACCGACGGCATGCTCGGCATGCTCCTGCTCGCCCTCGACGATCTGCGCCGCCTCATGAAGACCGCGGATGTCGCCGCGGCCATGAGCGTCGAGGCCCTGCTCGGCACCGATGCCGTGTTCGCCGCCGATCTGCAGGCGCTGCGCCCGCAGACCGGCCAAGGGCTCTCGGCCGCGAATCTGCGCGCGCTGCTCGCCGGCTCCCCCATCGTGGCAAGCCATGCCGGCCCCGAAGACCCCAGCGTGCAGGATGCGTACTCGCTGCGCTGCGCCCCCCAGGTGCACGGTGCGGCCCGCGACACGGCCTCGCACGCGGCGGATGTCGCTGCCCGCGAACTCGAGAGCGCCGTCGACAACCCGGTGGTCACCCTCGACGGCCGGGTGGAGTCCAACGGCAATTTCCACGGCGCCCCGATCGGCTACGTGCTCGACTTTCTCGCGATAGCCGCCGCGGACGTGGCGAGCATGAGCGAGCGCCGCACCGACCGGCACCTCGATGTGTCGCGCAGCAAGGGGCTGCCGCCGTTTCTCGCGCACGAGGCCGGGGTCGACTCGGGGCTGATGATCGCGCAGTACACGGCGGCGGGGATCGTCTCCGAGCTCAAGCGTCTGGCCGTGCCCGCGTCGGTCGATTCGATCCCCTCCTCGGCGATGCAGGAGGATCACGTGTCGATGGGGTGGGCGGCGGCACGCAAGCTGCGCCGCTCGCTCGATGGACTCGGTCGGGTGCTGGCGATCGAGATCATGACCTCGTCGCGGGCGCTCGATCTGCGAGCGCCGCTCGAGCCGGGGGCCGCAACGGGTGCGGTGCGCGCGCTCGTGCGCAGCGTCGCATCCGGCCCGGGTCATGACCGTTTTCTCTCGCCCGAGATCGAGGGGGTCGTCGGCCTCGTGCAGTCGGGCGCCGTGCTCGCCGCCGCCGAGGGAGTCACCGGGGCGCTGGAGTAG
- a CDS encoding IclR family transcriptional regulator, producing the protein MTDGTGAVVGVAAGAEAPAPAASKVPAAENTLRVLSYLAAQRGPVAASTLAGALELPRSTVYHLLAVLAEHGFVVHLPEERRYGLGVAAFELSSGFSRQQPLTRLGRPLIAHLVDSLGESAHLVVLHGRDVLYLVEERAPHRPSLVTDVGVRLPAQLTASGRALLAALPPAQLRALFPDAAAFVSRTDAGPRRYSQLRTIVQRVRQDGYAVEDGEITPGIASVAVAVLDHAGWPAAGIAVTFPRENIARERWPALAAEIQTTAAELSRRIRGHPGRPA; encoded by the coding sequence ATGACGGATGGGACGGGTGCGGTTGTGGGCGTCGCCGCCGGAGCTGAAGCGCCCGCGCCCGCTGCCTCGAAGGTCCCCGCGGCCGAGAACACGCTGCGGGTGCTGAGCTATCTTGCGGCGCAGCGGGGGCCGGTCGCGGCATCCACTCTCGCTGGTGCACTCGAGCTGCCGCGTTCGACCGTCTACCACCTGCTCGCGGTGCTCGCCGAGCACGGTTTCGTGGTGCACCTGCCCGAGGAGCGCCGCTACGGTTTGGGGGTCGCGGCCTTCGAACTCAGCTCGGGATTCTCTCGCCAGCAGCCGCTCACCCGCCTCGGTCGGCCGCTCATCGCGCACCTCGTCGACAGCCTCGGCGAGAGCGCGCACCTGGTCGTGCTGCACGGTCGCGACGTGCTTTACCTCGTCGAGGAGCGTGCCCCGCACCGACCCTCCCTCGTCACGGATGTCGGCGTGCGGCTCCCCGCGCAGCTCACCGCGAGCGGGCGCGCGCTCCTCGCCGCGCTGCCGCCAGCCCAGTTGCGTGCCCTGTTTCCGGATGCCGCGGCTTTCGTCTCCCGCACGGATGCCGGCCCCCGCCGCTACTCGCAATTGCGCACCATCGTGCAGCGCGTTCGACAGGACGGGTACGCGGTCGAAGACGGCGAGATCACGCCGGGCATCGCATCCGTCGCGGTCGCCGTGCTCGACCACGCGGGCTGGCCTGCCGCGGGCATCGCGGTTACATTCCCGCGCGAGAATATAGCGCGTGAGCGCTGGCCGGCGCTCGCCGCCGAGATTCAAACGACCGCCGCAGAACTCTCCCGTCGCATCCGCGGCCACCCCGGCCGCCCCGCGTAG